From Kiritimatiellales bacterium, a single genomic window includes:
- a CDS encoding GxGYxYP domain-containing protein, protein MSLRKKRCDRFIWLGLSLLHLECFGTEAYTFPLNLYKGRPLDERITVEVLQGIVNRDGPRLFLTETWTPYNQMWTNVYSAGYEIQFKSVSSLPDLIQQFRDQLSGVVLYDPKVDGTRYIAATLGGLDNLLPVAAGSRLLTQIDLPVKEDLTGRFKTSVEVYEWALKEILPRCNRKVAHTPAAGKVDGKYIGWGFHGLDYTVAEKGFIFNLGCIDRDMEAFGRIIDATPDQLRLYREILTQLESPALIFGYGEYELAWFDLLGEYGHTYLHWGNNLSYHAKVPAHQPEFKQKQHIAPENVTVEKNKYYVTFLSSEGDSTKGPLPFFFGSWFDPARGSVPMNWCMHPEMVRFPAMLEYYYDTATTNDYFVAMQVFNFEMKNLSAFSAHVKKLMQQADISCVIADFANPADNPVKKENFLRILQPLGAVDALFEYSTPQGYNRVISGGIPLAGTSMNLTYWYRLLPGGWDAHWQKMYKDPAQQSMVFDVVIGEIEKEAAAHQPPYLIVVYTDLHEFDLHCEMHREIAARLDPKRFKVVRLDEGMSALRQWNKR, encoded by the coding sequence ATGTCGCTGAGAAAAAAACGCTGCGATCGATTCATCTGGCTGGGGCTGTCGTTGCTTCATCTGGAATGTTTCGGGACAGAAGCATACACATTTCCTTTGAATCTGTACAAAGGCCGTCCGCTGGATGAGCGGATCACAGTCGAAGTTCTTCAGGGAATTGTGAACCGCGATGGTCCCCGTCTTTTTTTGACCGAAACATGGACTCCATACAACCAAATGTGGACCAATGTTTATTCTGCCGGATACGAAATACAGTTTAAGTCTGTAAGCAGCCTTCCTGACCTGATTCAGCAGTTCCGGGATCAGCTTTCCGGAGTTGTATTGTATGACCCGAAGGTAGACGGAACCCGTTATATTGCGGCAACGCTGGGCGGACTGGACAATCTTCTGCCGGTTGCGGCCGGCAGCCGGCTTTTAACGCAGATTGATCTGCCGGTGAAAGAAGATTTGACCGGCCGCTTCAAAACCAGTGTCGAAGTATATGAATGGGCGCTTAAAGAAATTTTGCCGCGTTGCAACCGTAAAGTGGCGCACACTCCCGCCGCCGGAAAAGTGGATGGAAAATATATCGGGTGGGGCTTTCACGGATTGGATTATACCGTGGCGGAAAAAGGGTTTATTTTTAATCTCGGCTGTATCGATCGGGATATGGAGGCGTTCGGGCGGATCATTGACGCAACGCCGGACCAGTTGCGTCTTTACCGGGAAATTCTTACGCAGCTTGAAAGTCCGGCATTGATTTTCGGCTACGGAGAATATGAGCTGGCGTGGTTCGATCTACTCGGCGAATACGGCCATACCTATCTGCATTGGGGCAATAATCTCAGCTACCATGCAAAAGTTCCGGCGCATCAGCCGGAGTTTAAACAGAAACAGCACATTGCACCGGAAAATGTAACGGTGGAGAAAAACAAATATTACGTCACCTTTCTCAGCAGCGAAGGCGATTCAACGAAAGGACCGCTGCCTTTTTTCTTCGGAAGCTGGTTCGATCCCGCGCGCGGCTCTGTCCCGATGAACTGGTGTATGCATCCGGAAATGGTGCGATTCCCCGCGATGCTTGAATATTATTATGACACAGCTACAACAAATGATTATTTCGTGGCAATGCAGGTATTCAACTTTGAAATGAAAAATCTATCCGCCTTTTCGGCACATGTGAAAAAATTGATGCAGCAGGCGGACATCTCTTGCGTTATCGCAGATTTTGCAAATCCGGCGGACAACCCGGTGAAGAAAGAAAATTTTCTGCGGATTCTTCAGCCGCTCGGCGCGGTGGATGCGCTGTTCGAGTACTCTACGCCGCAAGGCTACAATCGTGTTATTAGCGGCGGTATTCCGCTCGCAGGAACATCGATGAATCTAACCTACTGGTATCGGTTGCTTCCCGGCGGCTGGGACGCTCACTGGCAAAAAATGTATAAAGACCCAGCACAGCAATCGATGGTTTTTGATGTGGTGATCGGAGAAATCGAAAAAGAAGCTGCTGCACATCAGCCGCCCTACCTCATCGTGGTGTATACCGATCTTCATGAATTTGATTTGCATTGCGAGATGCACCGTGAAATCGCAGCCCGGCTGGATCCAAAACGTTTCAAAGTTGTCCGGCTTGATGAGGGGATGTCGGCTTTAAGACAGTGGAATAAACGATGA
- a CDS encoding sulfatase, giving the protein MKHQKITVVTAMLTALKCFGNQPNTPKNILFLMCDDLKPLLNCYGDCRAITPNFDRLAERGFVFDNAFCQYPVCGPSRLSMLTGLRPTTSSAYENTQEQMWPETVRNIPSLPAYFKQNGYYTVSIGKVYHSPKETDLDSWSEPPVAFANHVYLLPKNRAKQEEFMRQHNAGAPWEEIGPKMLVACTEDADVADNEYMPGKHTDIAISKLRELADKKEPFFMGLGWSRPHYPFNAPKKYWNLYDREKIEVSGLEHIVPPENERVLRQKNWEVFDYGDVEDGPIDSALQKRMMHGYMACVSYVDAQLGRVLDELQQLGIAGQTVIVLIGDHGFHLGEHGLWGKFTHLEESARSPLIVADPGNLRAGSHISELVEFVDIYPSFCEMAGLPVPGHCEGSSLVPLMNGNSKHWKRAVFTQYNLGNAWGTSMRTEQYRYTEFIHPKTGKVQALSLYDLVKDPGSGRNFAYDDAYRPVVKQLHEQWLGGWQKQKEEMKCR; this is encoded by the coding sequence AAATTACTGTGGTGACAGCCATGTTAACCGCGTTGAAATGTTTTGGAAATCAACCGAACACACCGAAAAACATTTTGTTTTTGATGTGCGATGACCTGAAACCGCTTTTAAACTGCTACGGTGACTGCCGCGCAATTACACCAAATTTCGACCGGCTGGCGGAACGCGGCTTTGTATTTGACAATGCGTTTTGTCAATATCCGGTGTGCGGACCGTCACGCCTGAGTATGCTGACCGGGCTGCGCCCGACAACCAGCAGTGCATATGAAAACACGCAGGAACAGATGTGGCCGGAAACTGTACGCAATATTCCGAGCCTCCCTGCTTATTTCAAGCAGAACGGTTATTACACGGTTTCGATCGGGAAAGTATATCATTCACCAAAAGAAACCGATCTCGATTCATGGAGTGAACCGCCGGTCGCATTTGCAAACCATGTGTATCTGCTCCCGAAAAACAGAGCAAAACAGGAAGAGTTTATGCGCCAGCACAATGCCGGCGCACCATGGGAAGAAATCGGCCCTAAAATGCTGGTCGCCTGTACCGAAGATGCCGATGTTGCGGACAATGAATATATGCCGGGTAAGCATACAGATATTGCCATTAGTAAACTGCGCGAACTCGCAGATAAAAAAGAACCATTTTTTATGGGACTCGGCTGGTCGCGCCCGCACTATCCGTTCAATGCACCGAAAAAATACTGGAATCTATATGACCGCGAAAAAATAGAAGTCAGCGGTCTGGAACACATCGTCCCTCCCGAAAACGAACGGGTTCTCCGGCAGAAAAACTGGGAAGTGTTTGATTACGGTGATGTTGAAGACGGACCGATTGATTCGGCATTGCAAAAACGAATGATGCATGGATATATGGCGTGCGTCAGTTATGTGGACGCGCAGCTTGGCCGTGTTCTGGATGAGCTGCAGCAGCTGGGAATTGCGGGGCAGACGGTGATTGTTCTGATCGGCGACCACGGGTTTCACTTAGGCGAGCATGGACTGTGGGGAAAGTTCACACATCTGGAAGAGTCTGCGCGCAGTCCATTGATCGTTGCGGATCCGGGGAATCTCCGTGCCGGAAGCCATATTTCTGAGTTGGTTGAATTTGTTGATATCTATCCTTCATTTTGCGAAATGGCCGGCTTGCCGGTTCCCGGGCATTGTGAAGGAAGCAGTCTGGTGCCTTTAATGAACGGAAATTCCAAACATTGGAAGAGAGCTGTCTTTACACAATACAATCTGGGCAATGCATGGGGAACCTCTATGCGTACGGAACAGTATCGTTATACGGAATTCATACACCCGAAGACGGGGAAGGTGCAGGCTCTCAGTCTGTATGATCTTGTAAAAGACCCGGGTTCCGGCAGAAATTTCGCTTATGATGATGCATACCGGCCGGTTGTAAAACAGTTGCATGAACAATGGCTGGGAGGCTGGCAGAAACAGAAAGAGGAAATGAAATGTCGCTGA